GCAAAGGCTAAAAAGGATCTTGTTTGTTATCACTTTTCAGGTAAATCCAGTACCGCATGATGATTCAAGGATTTCTACGGTCCCAATACTTGAGCGATTGGATTCCAAGGTTTTCTCACCGTTGCAATCTCAGATGCAAGCTGACTTGGGATCGTATGACATGGCTTTCAATTTTGCCAATGACTTCAGCAATGAGTACAACGGGATGCTGCTTCAGGATTGTATGGACGATACATCTGTTTCAAACTTTTTGGATGAAGTTCTCAATAACCTTGATGAGAACTCGTGCGAAGATTCCACTAGTCTGAAGAACTCAGGTCTTGAGGACGGCCCATTCGGTGTTCATATTACTTCGTTAGAAGCTAGACCTCAGATCTATGCATCTGGCAAGGATAGTGGATCATGCAGTGACACAGACACTGAAGTGGCACAAGCACAGGTAGAATTTTTGACAAGTCCCAGTATATATAATACGGTGGTGGTATAAGCCCACAAAAACTTGTGATTTAGTATCAAGTGTTTTTTAGTCCTTGAGATTCTTTTGTTTCGTCGACTGGGTCATTAACTAATCATTATCTCTGGTAATTGATTCTTTCCACATCATGTCCTTGTGTGCAGAACTCTTTGACTTTGAAGGACGCATGGTGGTTTACTGAGCCATCGAGCGCAAACGATTTTCCACAGATACAAACTGCTTTTGCATATGACAGTGTTGGAACCAATTATGGTGGGAGTTATGGAAATATGGGTTTCATCAAGGACGAATCTATTGGCCAAGAAGCTGCTTCCTCTGCTGATTCAACCTTGGAAAATTTCTGTTATCCATTGGATAATCTTGCAGTCCATCAGAACAATAACCTTGTGAACAACATCAGTGTCAGCCATGGGCAGTTGCAATCAAGTTCGCAGAACTTTATGGCTCAGGGCTCGGCCCCGAGAAGGATTCGTCTACAAAAGAAACTTTCTCGTAGAGGAAGAGTATTGTCGTTCAAGGGACGAGACCTGAACAGCAATTCACAAGAGAATGATTCTAAACCAACAGCAACTGATGTAAGCATTTTGCCTAGCAAATATAGTTTTCGTAATTCTGTTATCTCATTTAATCCGTATTGAATGTGAccattggtaaaaaaaaaaaattctgcttGCAGGTTTTTAAAGAGGCTACGGAGTCTACTAACAGTGAAACCTCGACTTTTGAGGTGAATAAAGAGAACATGTCTGTCTCTTCGGTGACTTCCATCAGTACAAGGTCTGAAGATAAGAAGTCAAGCTCCTCCGAGAGATCAAGATCAAGATCTAAGGGTGATATTGAAACTACTAGCAGAGATCAGAAAACACAGAATGTATCTGTGAATGCTGCTCCAACATGGGGGTTAAGTTATATGTATGTTTCAATTGCCCTTGTGCTAGTGGTTTCAATCGGGCGATGGCTTTTTCAGGGGTGTGGAAATGCATGACATCTTCTTGATGGTTAGAAAAATGCTCGAATATTCATTTTGGTAGAATGTAAAAAAAGGAATTCCagtctctctctatatatagcaTAGTAGTATAGTATTGTGTAATAAAAGAAGGTGGATGTATTAGCCTAGCCTAAGTAGGTGTGAATGGGATATTATGAAGTTTTTGGTGCGTTTTATTAACAGATAGTAGCTGATTCTTCTTTTTGTACAGCTTTAGTTGCATGTGTTTCTATTTTGAAGAAATATGCATTTCAATGTGGAAATGAATTACTATGACTTTTTCAAGTTGGTTCGTTCTGGAATGAAGGTAGTAATAATCAAGTACTTGATATTTTAAAGAACTCGCTTGGGTGAAAATTTTGTTTCAGAATATAAAGGTAGTGACAAATCACCTAGGTGACCAACTCTGTGGTACAAAAAATCCGGTCATTATTTATAATAAATTAAAACAGTTTCATTAAAAAGTGGCACAAAAATCCCAGATCAAATAATAATGatcaaatttagtttttgttacttttaaaaaagccaaacataTCCTTTtagcttttcttcttcttcttcttctctcctttcttttttcttccgtctccttctccccaccaccattaCCACCAGCTGCAACAACAGATCTCCacgaacaccagcagcaacacctccgTCTCTTTTGTATTGTTTTAtttcagatctatcaccaacagtagctccgcTACCACCAAACCAGCCGCTATGTCCAGATCCTTCACCAACAACACATCCACGAACAcctccttctcttttcttctagTTTTTTGTTCAGAtttatcaccaacagtagcttcGCCACCACCAAACCACCTGTTATGTGCAGATCCGCCACCAATAACacctccgtctcctccattaacaccatcatcactacTTCAGCCTCCTCcttttatcatctaaaaccaccaataccttcaaatcCGCCACCAACACCTGATCCTCCTTTTATCCTCTACAATCAACACAATACTTACAGATCCGACCTCATTCAATCCTCtacaaccaccaacaccaccaccttaTGATGTATCATCACCAGCAAATGATGATTCATCTTTATCATCGAAATCAATATTTGTGTTAGGGAACTGACATATTTAtgttgaaaccaaaattggtttcatcaaattctgaaacttttggttggtgaaaaacagtaagtttatgatgaaaccaaatttggtttcatcataaacttgcctattttctACCATGAAACCAAatattttaatgatgaaaattaagtttatgatgaaaccaaattttggtttcacctgatttttgtctAGTTTATTTGGCCTGACTTGGAAGACGACTTGTTtagtttcatcattgaagttatgttggtgaatgaaaatatgtgggaaaatgatgaaacctaattaggtttcatcgtattgtttttcattttgttgaatattgatctctatgaaaccaatttttgatggtgggaCACAGgtggattgttttttgttgaaactaATTTTAGtgaggaggtaatggtagtggtggttgtggaagcgATGGAGGTGGTGCAGTTGACAGTGGTGGTAGGTatcatcttattgtgtttcattttttcttctttcttccttctctttttcttttatgatgaaaccaaattttggtttcacctgattttttcCTATTTTATTCGAACTGACTTGGAAGTCAGTTCGTGGAGGAGACGGAAGTGTTTGTGGAGGTGACAGAGGTGTTACTGCTGGTGTTCGTGGagatctgttgttgctgctggtggtaatggtggtggggagaaggagacggaagaaagaataaaaaagaaaggagaaaagaagaagaagaaaagctaaaaagggtatgtttggctttttttaaAGTAGTTAAAACTAGTTTTAGtgaggaggtaatggtagtggtggttgtggcagcgatGGAGGTGGTGCAGTTGACAGTGGTGGTAGGTatcatcttattgtgtttcattttttcttctttcttccttcttcttttcttttatgatgaaaccaaattttggtttcacctgattttttcCTATTTTATTCGAACTGACTTGGAAGTCAgtgtgtttggtttcatcattgaagttgtgttggtgaAATTACTATGTGGAAAAATgaattaggtttcatcgtattttttcatttttgttgaatACTGTTCTCTATGAAACCAGTTTTTGATGGTGACGCAcaagtggatttttttttttgttgaaactagttttagttgaggaggtaatggtagtggtggctGTGGCGGCGATAGGGGTGGTGCAGTTGATGGTGGtggaaggtttcatcttattgtgtttcattttttccttctttcttccttcccctttcttttatgatgtatttaattttggtgaaaccaattttggtttcatcattttttctgtttggtttcattattttttcttattttcttgaatattgatcaatgaaaCTCATTTTTTGTGGCGGTGGCggctggttggtggtggtggttgccagtgataatggtggtgttgctcG
The nucleotide sequence above comes from Papaver somniferum cultivar HN1 chromosome 8, ASM357369v1, whole genome shotgun sequence. Encoded proteins:
- the LOC113301652 gene encoding protein NTM1-like 9, which encodes MAVISLESMPLGFRFSPTDKELVNHYLRLKIKGRESEVEAIREIDVCKWEPWDLPNLSVIKSPDMEWFFFCPRDRKYPNGRRSNRATEAGYWKATGKDRTIKSNSNLIGMKKTLVFYRGRAPHGDRTPWKMHEYRMNFGPGSFVLCRLFYKPDEETESNGDDMEPTGSCPTPTKSSLEEVPSSHTVVQETSGSNLQFRKQQFDTEADKPDNTASNDLVEESHCNSNTASDVEDRVTVKGVCEVNPVPHDDSRISTVPILERLDSKVFSPLQSQMQADLGSYDMAFNFANDFSNEYNGMLLQDCMDDTSVSNFLDEVLNNLDENSCEDSTSLKNSGLEDGPFGVHITSLEARPQIYASGKDSGSCSDTDTEVAQAQNSLTLKDAWWFTEPSSANDFPQIQTAFAYDSVGTNYGGSYGNMGFIKDESIGQEAASSADSTLENFCYPLDNLAVHQNNNLVNNISVSHGQLQSSSQNFMAQGSAPRRIRLQKKLSRRGRVLSFKGRDLNSNSQENDSKPTATDVFKEATESTNSETSTFEVNKENMSVSSVTSISTRSEDKKSSSSERSRSRSKGDIETTSRDQKTQNVSVNAAPTWGLSYMYVSIALVLVVSIGRWLFQGCGNA